One region of Candidatus Methylomirabilota bacterium genomic DNA includes:
- a CDS encoding lipocalin-like domain-containing protein — protein KRVGKLTLGTMGLLFLGMVLAAGDAFAQTAKDFVGTWTLVSAVTEQGGNKTDTFGPNPRGILIVDANGRYVIAFSRADLPKVASNNRTTATAEENKAIVGGSLAHFGILSVNAADKTFTFKIETATFPNWSGTEQKRPFTIGGDQLRYTAAAASGGGTATVVWKRAK, from the coding sequence AAGCGGGTGGGCAAGCTCACTCTGGGCACTATGGGATTGTTGTTTCTGGGAATGGTCCTGGCCGCTGGCGACGCCTTCGCTCAGACCGCCAAGGACTTCGTCGGAACCTGGACGCTCGTCTCCGCCGTAACCGAGCAGGGCGGGAACAAGACCGACACGTTCGGTCCAAATCCGAGAGGCATCCTGATAGTGGATGCCAACGGTCGCTATGTGATCGCCTTCTCGCGTGCCGATCTTCCCAAGGTTGCCTCCAACAACCGCACAACAGCCACTGCGGAGGAAAACAAGGCGATCGTCGGGGGGAGCCTCGCCCACTTCGGAATCTTATCCGTCAACGCGGCGGACAAGACCTTTACCTTCAAGATCGAGACCGCCACATTCCCCAATTGGAGCGGGACTGAACAGAAGCGGCCGTTCACCATCGGCGGTGACCAACTGCGGTACACGGCCGCGGCCGCGTCGGGCGGCGGAACCGCGACGGTGGTCTGGAAACGCGCAAAGTAG